One segment of Melospiza melodia melodia isolate bMelMel2 unplaced genomic scaffold, bMelMel2.pri scaffold_34, whole genome shotgun sequence DNA contains the following:
- the LOC134434300 gene encoding olfactory receptor 14J1-like: protein KPLHYGTLLGSRACAHMAAAAWTSAFLYSLLHTANTFSLPLCHGNALGQFFCEIPQILKLSCSKFYLRELGLIVVGASLGFGCFVFIVFSYVQIFRAVLRIPSEQGRHKAFSTCLPHLAVVSLFLSTGTFAYLKPSSISSPSLDLALSVLYSVVPPALNPLI, encoded by the coding sequence aaacccctgcactacgggaccctcctgggcagcagagcttgtgcccacatggcagcagctgcctggaccagtgcctttctctattcactgctgcacacagccaatacattttccctgcccctgtgccatggcaatgccctgggccagttcttctgtgaaatcccccagatcctcaagctctcctgctccaaattctacctcagggaacttgggctcattgtggttggtgcatctttaggttttggttgttttgtgttcattgttttctcctatgtgcagatcttcagggctgtgctgaggatcccctctgagcagggacggcacaaagccttttccacctgcctccctcacctggccgtggtctccctgttcctcagcactggcacatttgcctacctgaagccctcctccatctcctccccatccctggatctggccctgtcagttctgtactcggtggttcctccagccctgaaccctctcatc